In the bacterium genome, one interval contains:
- the ybeY gene encoding rRNA maturation RNase YbeY, producing the protein MPVEVYSRKNRRLNTAALKSCLASLLRGSKRGRAELELSFVGSRRIRELNRRHRRVDKVTDVLSFPLEMKEPPKDRPWHLGEIVICTQVASAQARRAGRSLTQQALRLAVHGFVHLHGLDHEEGERQAKAFEALERKYLQRLHRKGSMKWDGSLRL; encoded by the coding sequence ATGCCCGTTGAGGTCTATTCCCGAAAGAACCGGCGCTTGAACACCGCGGCTCTGAAGAGCTGCCTGGCCTCGCTGCTTCGAGGCTCGAAGCGGGGGCGGGCCGAGCTGGAGCTGAGCTTCGTCGGCTCCCGCCGGATTCGGGAGCTCAACCGCCGGCATCGCCGCGTCGACAAGGTCACCGACGTTTTGTCTTTTCCCTTGGAGATGAAAGAGCCGCCCAAAGACCGTCCTTGGCACCTGGGCGAAATCGTGATTTGCACCCAGGTGGCCTCGGCCCAGGCCCGCCGGGCCGGGCGAAGCTTGACCCAGCAGGCCCTGCGGCTGGCGGTCCACGGCTTCGTTCACCTGCACGGCCTCGATCATGAAGAGGGCGAGCGCCAGGCCAAGGCATTCGAGGCGCTGGAGCGGAAATACCTCCAGCGCCTGCACCGGAAAGGTTCGATGAAATGGGATGGATCGCTGCGGCTCTAA
- the lnt gene encoding apolipoprotein N-acyltransferase, whose translation MGWIAAALSGVLAAFSYPTVFAGFRFPELGFLAFFAWIPLFLALRGAGPQRSFAGAFVAAVFHYSIGMYWIYTAMNSFGGLSPALTVMSLSILFAVLAAYFAVIFAISAWIVRFTGWRMLWVRPLVWVGIEFLRGHLPAGGFPWSQVGYSQGEFLHFIQISDLFGVYGVTWLIVFINEALAEFLVAWRQDRKKRAWKALAPALLLFLFALGYGRYRLVRDHTAPLRSLKAGIVQANISQDDKWRGGAARQILDIFQNGTMSLESEGAQLVIWPEASLPVEIPYDVEKTPYDLGQSKADVLFGAVTRSSRPGSVLEEEPYYNSVLLADGTGRILGYYHKRHLVPFGEYVPWQKYLTFARKMTAQVGQMLPGKEYHNLDYHGHPLGILICYEDIFPEISRIMTAKGAQVLVNPTNDAWYGHSSAPYQHQVFSQFRAIETRRAIVRAANTGISSQIDRQGRIQWQGGLFTREAFMTSLPLYDDKTLYVRIGDALPIFSLLFMGVLLGTGLVRKFRPRK comes from the coding sequence ATGGGATGGATCGCTGCGGCTCTAAGCGGAGTCTTGGCCGCCTTCAGTTATCCGACGGTCTTCGCCGGCTTCCGTTTTCCGGAGCTGGGCTTCCTGGCTTTTTTCGCCTGGATCCCGCTCTTCCTCGCCTTGCGCGGCGCCGGCCCCCAGCGATCCTTCGCCGGCGCCTTCGTGGCCGCCGTCTTTCACTACAGCATCGGAATGTATTGGATCTACACCGCGATGAACTCCTTCGGCGGGCTCTCGCCGGCCCTGACCGTGATGTCGCTCTCCATCCTCTTCGCGGTGCTTGCGGCCTACTTCGCGGTCATCTTCGCGATCAGCGCTTGGATCGTCCGCTTCACCGGCTGGCGGATGCTCTGGGTGCGGCCCTTGGTCTGGGTCGGGATCGAATTCCTGCGCGGTCATCTGCCGGCCGGCGGTTTTCCTTGGAGCCAGGTCGGCTATTCCCAAGGCGAATTTCTTCATTTCATTCAGATCTCGGATCTCTTCGGGGTTTACGGCGTGACTTGGCTGATCGTCTTCATCAACGAAGCCTTGGCCGAATTCCTCGTCGCCTGGCGCCAAGACCGGAAGAAGCGGGCTTGGAAGGCGCTGGCGCCGGCGCTGCTGCTCTTCCTCTTCGCCCTGGGCTATGGGCGCTATCGCCTGGTCCGGGACCACACCGCTCCGCTCCGGAGCCTCAAGGCCGGCATCGTCCAAGCCAATATTTCGCAGGACGACAAGTGGCGCGGCGGCGCGGCCCGGCAGATCCTGGATATTTTCCAGAACGGCACGATGAGCTTGGAGTCGGAAGGCGCTCAATTGGTGATATGGCCCGAGGCTTCCTTGCCGGTCGAGATCCCCTACGACGTCGAAAAGACGCCCTATGACCTGGGCCAGTCCAAAGCCGACGTTCTCTTTGGAGCCGTGACCCGAAGCTCTCGGCCCGGTTCGGTTTTGGAGGAGGAGCCTTATTACAATTCGGTGTTGCTCGCCGACGGGACCGGCCGGATCCTCGGCTATTACCACAAGCGGCACTTGGTTCCCTTCGGCGAGTATGTGCCTTGGCAAAAATACCTGACCTTCGCCCGGAAGATGACGGCCCAAGTCGGCCAGATGCTGCCGGGGAAGGAATACCACAACCTCGATTACCACGGTCATCCGCTCGGCATCCTGATTTGCTATGAGGATATCTTTCCCGAAATTTCCCGGATCATGACGGCCAAGGGCGCCCAGGTCTTGGTCAACCCGACCAACGACGCCTGGTACGGCCATTCCAGCGCTCCCTACCAGCACCAAGTCTTCAGCCAATTCCGGGCGATCGAGACCCGGCGGGCGATAGTCCGAGCCGCCAACACCGGCATCAGCTCCCAGATCGACCGGCAAGGCCGCATCCAGTGGCAGGGCGGGCTGTTTACTCGCGAGGCTTTCATGACCAGCCTGCCGCTCTACGACGACAAGACGCTCTATGTCAGGATCGGCGATGCGCTGCCGATTTTTTCGCTGCTTTTTATGGGAGTTCTGCTAGGAACGGGGCTGGTTCGCAAATTTCGACCTCGAAAGTGA
- the prfB gene encoding peptide chain release factor 2 (programmed frameshift), translating into MSKDLKGAVLSLQEKLSQVRGVFDVDTKKKRADELEAFSAQPDFWNDSLKAKSLSKELDDAKSELAYFKDLQGKVDDAAAMLELAEEAGDDASWAEAEQAIAQGESAIEAAEFRVMLSSEEDKFSAILTINAGAGGTESCDWASMLARMYFRYCERQGWKTQIIDMTEGEGAGYKSVTATVDGEYAYGFLKAENGVHRLVRISPFDANKRRHTSFVSVFVYPQVSDDVEIVINPADIRIDTFRAGGSGGQNVQKNDTAVRITHLPTNTVVQCQSERSQLQNKTLAMKVLRSRLYEQEMERRRAAKEAVDATKKKIEWGSQIRSYVLHPYKMVKDHRTDFEMGDAERVLDGDLDGFIRAYLLQGGD; encoded by the exons ATGTCCAAAGATTTGAAAGGCGCCGTCCTCTCCCTCCAAGAGAAGCTCTCCCAAGTCCGG GGCGTCTTTGACGTCGACACCAAGAAGAAACGGGCCGACGAGCTCGAGGCATTCTCGGCCCAACCCGATTTCTGGAACGACTCCCTCAAAGCCAAGAGCCTGAGCAAAGAGCTCGACGACGCCAAGTCGGAGCTGGCTTACTTCAAGGACCTCCAGGGCAAGGTCGACGATGCCGCGGCCATGCTCGAGCTGGCCGAAGAGGCCGGCGACGACGCCTCCTGGGCCGAGGCCGAGCAGGCCATCGCCCAAGGCGAGTCCGCCATCGAGGCCGCCGAATTCCGGGTGATGCTCTCGAGCGAGGAGGACAAGTTCTCGGCCATTCTCACGATCAACGCCGGCGCCGGCGGGACCGAGTCCTGCGACTGGGCCTCGATGCTGGCCCGGATGTATTTTCGCTACTGCGAGCGCCAGGGCTGGAAGACCCAGATCATCGACATGACCGAAGGCGAGGGCGCCGGCTACAAGAGCGTCACCGCCACCGTCGACGGCGAATACGCCTACGGCTTCCTCAAGGCCGAGAATGGCGTCCACCGGCTGGTGCGGATCTCGCCCTTCGACGCCAACAAGCGTCGCCACACCTCCTTCGTCTCGGTCTTCGTCTATCCCCAGGTCAGCGACGACGTCGAGATCGTGATCAACCCGGCCGACATCCGGATCGACACCTTCCGGGCCGGCGGCAGCGGCGGCCAGAACGTCCAGAAGAACGACACCGCGGTCCGCATCACCCACTTGCCGACCAACACCGTGGTTCAATGCCAAAGCGAGCGGAGCCAGCTGCAGAACAAGACTTTGGCCATGAAGGTCCTGCGCTCGCGCCTCTACGAGCAGGAGATGGAAAGGCGCCGGGCCGCCAAGGAAGCGGTCGACGCCACCAAGAAGAAGATCGAATGGGGCTCCCAGATTCGCTCCTACGTCTTGCATCCTTACAAAATGGTGAAGGACCACCGCACCGACTTCGAGATGGGCGACGCCGAGCGCGTCTTAGACGGCGACCTGGACGGCTTCATAAGAGCCTACTTGCTGCAGGGCGGAGACTAG
- a CDS encoding secondary thiamine-phosphate synthase enzyme YjbQ yields MIFLRNYYVNTTAKVDVLLITHDVKRAVRESGIQSGVITILIPGGTAGVALLENDPKIHEDLKKWIETQVPAETGPRPNRRSGSGRNDAHIRSALIGVSLVLPLMDGKLMIGAWQEVVLYDFDDSKVARREITIQIMGEGPAK; encoded by the coding sequence ATGATCTTCCTAAGAAATTATTACGTTAACACGACCGCCAAGGTTGATGTTTTGCTCATCACCCACGATGTGAAGCGGGCGGTGAGGGAGTCGGGGATCCAAAGCGGCGTCATCACGATCTTGATTCCCGGCGGTACCGCCGGCGTGGCCCTGCTCGAGAATGACCCCAAAATCCACGAAGATCTGAAGAAGTGGATCGAGACCCAGGTCCCGGCCGAAACCGGCCCGCGGCCCAACCGCCGTTCCGGTTCCGGCCGCAACGACGCGCATATTCGTTCGGCCCTTATCGGGGTAAGCCTCGTTCTGCCCCTGATGGACGGCAAATTAATGATTGGGGCTTGGCAGGAGGTCGTGCTTTACGATTTCGACGACAGCAAGGTCGCCCGCCGCGAAATCACCATTCAAATTATGGGGGAGGGGCCCGCCAAGTAA
- a CDS encoding lysophospholipid acyltransferase family protein, which produces MKQSSSTDNLYYLPGAAGGAATEPEVEKLIRGLAKRLGHLEKELGKHLKVIEKELGTRKSSKNGAQQKIYKELKNLQSRVEPQIQEIVDKLNSTVGAKADGGGSLFSALTSWIPGLSFFKRHLPFISDPSVLEEEVDPFGRDPNFEQMLKPFFDFMYYKYWRVTTHGLENIPSSGRGLLVANHSGTLPWDGSMIRLAVTNDHPSGRDVRFLVEDFVYYLPFVGTYMYRIGGVRASQENAERLLNNDLLVAVFPEGVKGIGKYFSQRYHLQRFGRGGFVKLAIKTGTPIIPVAVIGAEEIHPILYKSSLLAKPLGIPYVPFTPTLPALGPFGFLPLPTKWSIYFGKPIDLSGYGKEVLEDELEIHRISERVRQTIQNLVTEALKKRHSVWWG; this is translated from the coding sequence ATGAAGCAAAGCTCCTCCACCGACAACCTTTACTACTTGCCGGGCGCGGCCGGCGGCGCCGCCACCGAGCCCGAGGTCGAAAAGTTGATTCGAGGCCTGGCCAAGCGGCTCGGCCACCTCGAGAAAGAGCTCGGCAAGCACCTCAAAGTCATCGAGAAGGAATTGGGCACCCGCAAGAGCTCCAAGAACGGCGCCCAGCAGAAGATCTACAAGGAGCTGAAGAACCTCCAATCGCGGGTCGAGCCCCAGATCCAGGAGATCGTCGACAAGCTGAATTCGACGGTCGGAGCGAAGGCCGATGGCGGCGGGTCGCTCTTCTCGGCCCTGACTTCCTGGATTCCGGGCTTGAGCTTCTTCAAGCGGCACCTGCCCTTCATTTCCGATCCCAGCGTCCTCGAGGAAGAAGTCGACCCCTTCGGCCGCGATCCCAACTTCGAGCAGATGCTCAAGCCCTTCTTCGACTTCATGTACTACAAGTACTGGCGGGTCACGACCCATGGCTTGGAGAACATCCCCAGCTCGGGCCGCGGCCTGCTCGTCGCCAACCATTCCGGCACCCTGCCCTGGGACGGCTCGATGATCCGGCTGGCGGTGACCAACGACCACCCTTCGGGCCGCGACGTCCGTTTCCTGGTCGAGGACTTCGTCTACTATCTGCCCTTCGTCGGAACTTATATGTACCGGATCGGCGGGGTCCGGGCCTCGCAAGAGAACGCCGAGCGCTTGCTGAACAACGACCTGCTGGTCGCGGTCTTCCCCGAAGGCGTCAAGGGCATCGGCAAATATTTCTCCCAGCGCTACCATCTGCAGCGCTTCGGCCGGGGCGGCTTCGTCAAGCTGGCGATCAAGACCGGCACCCCGATCATCCCGGTGGCGGTGATCGGCGCCGAGGAAATCCATCCGATCCTCTACAAGTCCTCGCTCCTGGCCAAGCCGCTGGGAATTCCCTACGTGCCATTCACTCCGACCCTGCCGGCGCTGGGCCCGTTCGGCTTCCTTCCGCTGCCGACCAAGTGGTCGATCTATTTCGGCAAGCCCATCGATCTCAGCGGCTACGGCAAGGAGGTGCTCGAGGACGAGCTCGAGATTCACCGGATCAGCGAGCGGGTTCGGCAGACGATCCAGAATTTAGTGACCGAAGCGCTGAAGAAGAGACACAGCGTTTGGTGGGGTTAA
- a CDS encoding NAD-dependent epimerase/dehydratase family protein: MAKPSFPPVAITGSGFKGMALLRWLENSPEFPRVVFLDYRKPTEVLKKTKFYRIDLTETLADVQLYEILAQEGIDTLVHTAMPITPPRNMAWAHELLSVGSMYVCNAAAEAGVRKLILASTADVYGAFPDNPTYLTENNPPRAGRSSKFLHDKIDAERQFQKYAAKYPDSVVTILRPATILGPTIQSYKTRYLQRAFVPTVLGYDPLVQFIHEADLFQAFQHAIRKDCPGIFNLASKGVIPLSRGIKLMGKIPLPLSLLGLKSLIQTLWFLDISPAPATHLDFLKYSCLVTYERAEAVMGFQPRYNCKETLLEFVGAQRLRDIRLQQEALTT; this comes from the coding sequence TTGGCGAAGCCCTCCTTTCCACCGGTGGCGATCACCGGCAGCGGTTTCAAGGGAATGGCACTGCTCCGCTGGCTCGAGAATTCACCGGAGTTTCCCCGGGTCGTCTTCCTCGATTACCGCAAGCCGACCGAGGTCCTGAAGAAAACCAAATTTTATCGAATCGATCTCACCGAGACGCTGGCCGACGTCCAGCTTTACGAGATCCTGGCCCAGGAAGGCATCGACACCTTGGTTCACACCGCGATGCCGATCACGCCGCCCCGCAATATGGCTTGGGCCCATGAGCTGCTCTCGGTCGGCAGCATGTACGTGTGCAACGCCGCCGCCGAAGCCGGAGTCCGCAAGCTGATCTTGGCCTCCACCGCCGACGTCTATGGCGCCTTCCCGGACAATCCGACCTACCTCACCGAGAATAATCCGCCGCGGGCCGGCCGCAGCTCCAAGTTTCTCCACGACAAGATCGACGCCGAGCGCCAGTTCCAAAAATACGCCGCCAAGTACCCCGACAGCGTGGTCACGATCCTGCGGCCGGCGACCATCCTCGGACCGACCATCCAAAGCTACAAGACGCGCTATCTCCAGCGAGCCTTCGTCCCGACCGTGCTGGGCTACGATCCGCTGGTTCAATTCATCCACGAGGCCGATCTCTTTCAGGCTTTCCAGCACGCCATCCGCAAGGATTGCCCGGGGATCTTCAATCTGGCGAGCAAGGGCGTGATCCCGCTTTCCCGGGGCATCAAGCTGATGGGCAAGATCCCGCTGCCCTTGAGCCTGCTGGGATTGAAGTCGCTGATTCAGACCCTTTGGTTCCTCGACATCTCGCCGGCGCCGGCAACCCATCTCGATTTTCTCAAGTACAGCTGCCTGGTGACTTACGAGCGCGCCGAGGCCGTCATGGGCTTCCAACCGCGCTACAATTGCAAAGAAACCCTGCTCGAATTCGTCGGCGCCCAGCGACTCCGCGACATTCGGCTGCAACAGGAGGCCTTGACCACATGA
- a CDS encoding VCBS repeat-containing protein — MTRRLFFSIQILLFSVILAPLAAAQSGVGVGAFSVNGPKDQAYLSGAAQDAVVGALIKKGVSARTVGQTLDPDKLKNTAQGKGDDALLVAGRINIVGQTYRVLLKWVDSSGRVSQDYLEVASENQLLPSLESFAASRLQVPAAPAPAPVVTEALPAPKSKAEKTAPVSAPVPAPIPAAKPTPPEKVFKAEAEPAPAPAPAKVEKPAPRRESEPKVSNKVEPAASTQDYVAVSQRLPFEVRALAHADVDNDGEPEVLLTDQSDLYIYRHVGGDLQELGRFVGKKLDHFVKVDVMPAPQGGRPWIVLTNLRGNLAASKILVFEGGSVRVVHENIDYQLRVIRKDGV, encoded by the coding sequence ATGACGCGGCGGCTTTTTTTCTCCATTCAAATTCTCTTATTTTCCGTAATCTTAGCCCCATTGGCGGCGGCCCAATCGGGAGTCGGGGTCGGGGCCTTTTCGGTCAACGGTCCGAAGGATCAGGCCTATCTCTCGGGGGCGGCTCAAGATGCGGTGGTGGGGGCCTTGATCAAGAAGGGCGTTTCGGCCCGAACGGTCGGCCAGACTTTGGATCCCGATAAATTGAAAAACACGGCCCAAGGCAAGGGCGACGATGCGCTCTTGGTCGCCGGCCGGATCAATATCGTTGGCCAAACTTACCGGGTCTTGCTCAAGTGGGTCGATTCGAGCGGCCGGGTGAGCCAGGATTATCTGGAGGTCGCGAGCGAGAATCAGCTCCTGCCCAGCTTGGAATCCTTCGCCGCCTCCCGCTTGCAAGTTCCGGCCGCGCCGGCCCCGGCGCCGGTCGTGACCGAAGCTCTGCCGGCGCCGAAATCCAAGGCCGAAAAGACGGCTCCGGTTTCCGCGCCGGTTCCAGCTCCGATCCCGGCCGCCAAGCCGACCCCACCGGAAAAAGTCTTCAAGGCCGAAGCTGAGCCGGCCCCGGCGCCTGCGCCGGCCAAAGTCGAGAAGCCGGCCCCGCGCCGCGAGTCCGAGCCGAAGGTTTCCAATAAGGTCGAGCCGGCCGCTTCCACCCAGGATTACGTCGCCGTTTCCCAGCGCTTGCCCTTCGAGGTCCGGGCCCTGGCCCACGCCGACGTCGACAACGACGGCGAGCCCGAAGTTCTGCTGACTGACCAGAGCGACCTCTACATTTATCGTCACGTCGGCGGCGACCTCCAGGAGCTCGGGCGCTTCGTCGGCAAGAAGCTCGACCACTTCGTGAAGGTCGACGTGATGCCGGCGCCCCAGGGCGGCCGGCCTTGGATCGTCTTGACCAATTTGCGTGGTAATCTTGCCGCCAGCAAGATCCTGGTCTTCGAGGGTGGCTCGGTCCGAGTCGTCCATGAGAACATCGACTACCAGCTTCGGGTGATTCGGAAGGACGGCGT
- a CDS encoding lytic transglycosylase domain-containing protein: MATSITTSRSRPFYKNKYVEYRRMYDEARNFSKAMDTAQGGGSNPSTKSLGSKPPSQAPDLPKNDANTKNLANNNPTSTGTNTNPSPYGVKSSEVPPAVNLSGAPGVNVPATGSASERMLNKVKEYDPYIRAAADRYQLPPELIAGVIWQESRGNPRAVSHCGAMGLMQLMPATAAGLGVGNAFDAAQNIDGGAKYLRQMLDKFGGRVDFAVAAYNAGPGNVMKHGGIPPFRETQDYVPKVLGYANSFQVAGAFNNSVPSNAIRA; encoded by the coding sequence ATGGCCACTTCAATCACCACTAGCCGCTCGCGCCCCTTCTATAAGAACAAGTATGTCGAATATCGCCGGATGTACGACGAGGCGCGGAACTTCTCCAAGGCCATGGACACCGCCCAGGGCGGCGGCTCCAATCCCTCGACCAAGTCCCTCGGCTCCAAGCCGCCGAGCCAGGCCCCGGATCTGCCGAAGAACGACGCCAACACCAAGAATTTAGCCAACAACAACCCGACTTCGACCGGAACCAACACCAATCCTTCGCCCTATGGCGTGAAGTCGAGCGAGGTTCCGCCGGCCGTCAACCTGTCGGGCGCTCCCGGCGTCAACGTTCCGGCCACCGGCTCGGCCAGCGAGCGGATGCTGAACAAGGTCAAGGAATACGATCCCTACATTCGCGCCGCCGCCGACCGCTACCAGCTCCCGCCGGAGCTCATCGCCGGCGTCATCTGGCAGGAGTCGCGGGGCAATCCCCGGGCCGTCAGCCATTGCGGCGCCATGGGATTGATGCAGCTCATGCCGGCCACCGCCGCCGGCTTGGGCGTGGGCAATGCCTTCGACGCCGCTCAAAACATCGACGGCGGCGCCAAGTACCTTCGCCAGATGCTCGACAAGTTCGGTGGCCGGGTCGACTTCGCGGTCGCCGCCTACAACGCCGGCCCCGGCAACGTCATGAAACACGGCGGCATCCCGCCCTTCCGAGAAACCCAAGACTATGTTCCCAAGGTCTTGGGCTATGCCAACAGCTTTCAAGTCGCCGGCGCTTTCAATAATTCCGTTCCCTCCAACGCCATCCGCGCGTAG
- a CDS encoding HDIG domain-containing protein, whose translation MGDRRKNRSFSSLFGGFRRSDFSSFRRFFHSAFFSWFVFAVLVFAISLTLSFHVDYLPANVKVGRVAPKDIKADQNYEIVDEKATETNRREAIRNVAPVFDFDESVLTEIDQQVHDAFEASRQALQTLADQEEIQRILLTSLGLQPTEDQIRALILDEFSTDTEYSLRNTLRQAMSQMVVLNRNDLAGAESSGITLRYVQRSSTGESSEAAEDEALLKDISAVKTLDSVQTGLLDRAKQTPKEKGKSVASAQLLEIASRLVRPNLSFDAVETELRKARALGNVRSVIIKVQAGESILRSGDRYEPHHLVLLEGIRKQKSQTSFAIKFLGTALFVCLLLLITYVFSNRFIRKFNPTREDLYFLGGILLLLLLSVRLAAALSSAFRDLLPFDVSVQAMYYAIPVAAGAMLTRYILNSEISLVFAIVASALTGMFLEGDLDLSIYYLISGIAAAAAIAHVERRSQILRAGVVVGAVNAMVVLAIKLVSVVSITNVLNLPNILLNMGLAFTGGILASIFVMVLAPIAEMLFDYVTDIKLLELGNLNHPLLKEMIVKAPGTYHHSQLVAVLAEAAASEIGANPLLARVGSYFHDVGKMRKPSYFIENQQGGENRHDKLAPSMSALIIASHVKDGLDLAREYKLPKRIADFIPQHQGTKIISYFYNKAVEQAEAAGHSVDEKDYRYPGPRPQTREAGIILLADGVEAAVRSIPEKTPQKIQGMVQKIINKNFTEAQLDECDMTLKDLHLIAESFVRVLVGIYHQRIEYPDVEEKRSNVTPLKEIRARESEANAR comes from the coding sequence ATGGGAGATCGAAGAAAAAATCGAAGTTTTTCATCGCTCTTTGGCGGATTTCGCAGGTCGGACTTCAGCTCTTTCCGGCGCTTCTTCCATTCCGCTTTCTTCAGCTGGTTCGTCTTCGCCGTCCTGGTTTTCGCCATCTCGCTGACCCTGTCCTTTCACGTCGATTACCTGCCGGCCAACGTCAAGGTCGGCCGGGTCGCCCCGAAAGACATCAAGGCTGACCAGAACTACGAGATCGTCGACGAGAAGGCGACCGAGACCAATCGCCGCGAGGCCATTCGCAACGTCGCTCCGGTCTTCGATTTCGACGAGAGCGTTCTGACCGAGATCGACCAGCAGGTTCACGACGCCTTCGAGGCCTCGCGCCAAGCCCTTCAGACCTTGGCCGACCAAGAGGAGATCCAGCGGATCCTCCTCACCAGCCTCGGCCTTCAGCCGACCGAGGATCAGATCCGGGCCCTCATCCTGGACGAGTTTTCCACCGACACCGAATACAGCCTGCGCAATACGCTGCGCCAGGCGATGTCCCAGATGGTGGTTCTGAACCGCAACGACTTGGCCGGGGCCGAAAGCTCGGGCATCACCTTGCGCTATGTGCAAAGAAGCAGCACCGGCGAATCCTCGGAAGCGGCCGAGGACGAGGCTCTGCTCAAGGACATCTCGGCGGTGAAGACCCTCGATTCGGTTCAAACCGGGCTGCTTGACCGTGCCAAGCAGACGCCCAAGGAGAAGGGCAAGTCGGTGGCCTCGGCCCAGCTTTTGGAAATCGCCAGCCGGCTGGTCCGGCCCAATTTGAGCTTCGATGCGGTCGAAACCGAGTTGCGCAAGGCCCGGGCCCTGGGCAACGTCCGCAGCGTCATCATCAAGGTCCAAGCCGGCGAATCGATCCTGCGCAGCGGCGACCGTTACGAGCCCCATCATTTGGTCTTGCTCGAGGGGATCCGCAAGCAGAAGAGCCAGACCAGCTTCGCGATCAAATTCCTGGGCACCGCCCTTTTCGTTTGCCTGCTGCTGCTCATCACCTACGTCTTCTCCAACCGTTTCATCCGCAAGTTCAACCCGACCCGCGAGGACCTCTACTTCCTGGGCGGGATTTTGCTTTTGCTCTTGCTCAGCGTCCGGCTGGCCGCCGCCCTTTCCTCGGCCTTCCGCGACCTGCTGCCTTTCGATGTCTCGGTCCAGGCGATGTATTACGCGATTCCGGTCGCGGCCGGCGCCATGCTGACCCGTTACATCCTCAATTCCGAGATCTCGCTGGTCTTCGCCATCGTCGCCAGCGCCCTGACCGGGATGTTCCTGGAAGGCGACCTCGACCTTTCGATCTATTACCTGATCTCGGGCATCGCGGCCGCCGCGGCCATCGCCCACGTCGAGCGGCGCAGCCAGATCTTGCGGGCCGGCGTGGTGGTCGGGGCGGTCAACGCGATGGTGGTTTTGGCGATCAAGCTGGTCTCGGTGGTCAGCATCACCAACGTGCTCAATCTGCCGAACATCTTGCTCAATATGGGCCTGGCTTTCACCGGCGGCATCCTGGCCTCGATCTTCGTCATGGTGCTGGCGCCGATCGCCGAAATGCTCTTCGACTACGTGACCGACATCAAGCTCCTGGAATTGGGCAACCTTAACCATCCCTTGCTGAAGGAGATGATCGTCAAGGCGCCGGGCACCTATCACCACTCCCAGCTGGTCGCGGTCCTGGCCGAGGCCGCCGCCTCGGAGATCGGCGCCAATCCGCTCCTGGCCCGGGTCGGCAGCTACTTCCACGACGTCGGCAAGATGCGGAAGCCCTCCTATTTCATCGAGAACCAGCAAGGCGGTGAGAACCGTCACGACAAGCTGGCGCCCTCGATGTCGGCGCTGATCATCGCCTCCCACGTCAAGGACGGCCTCGATCTGGCCCGGGAGTACAAGCTGCCCAAACGCATCGCCGACTTCATTCCCCAGCACCAAGGCACCAAGATCATCAGCTATTTCTACAACAAGGCGGTCGAGCAGGCCGAAGCCGCCGGCCATAGCGTCGATGAAAAGGATTATCGCTATCCCGGCCCCCGGCCCCAGACCCGCGAGGCCGGCATCATCCTGTTGGCCGACGGGGTCGAGGCCGCGGTCCGCTCTATTCCCGAGAAGACGCCGCAGAAGATCCAGGGCATGGTCCAGAAGATCATCAACAAGAACTTCACCGAGGCCCAGCTTGACGAATGCGACATGACATTGAAGGACCTCCATCTCATCGCCGAGAGCTTCGTCCGAGTCCTGGTCGGCATCTACCATCAGCGCATCGAGTATCCCGACGTGGAGGAGAAGCGCTCCAACGTCACCCCGCTCAAGGAAATCCGGGCCCGCGAGAGCGAAGCGAATGCCCGTTGA